A region of Clostridium acetobutylicum ATCC 824 DNA encodes the following proteins:
- the amrS gene encoding AmmeMemoRadiSam system radical SAM enzyme, which yields MKVEAMFYEKIKDKVHCFLCPHNCVIENGHFGKCNVRTHEDGKLFTINYGEITSISLDPIEKKPLYYFKPGSKILSVGSFGCNFVCDFCQNYDISQRKARSTFAPKEELIRIAMTTEDNIGLAFTYNEPSIWYEYMYDCAKLLKETDEKRSVVFVTNGFLSEEPLKKLLPYVDAMNIDLKSFKESYYKSLCGGRLNPVLETIKMAAKVCHVEVTTLLVSGENDNLDEIEEIAKFLASVNSEIPLHLSRYFPRYKLENPPTDVEFMQEAKKTAEKYLKRVMLGNV from the coding sequence ATGAAAGTGGAAGCCATGTTTTATGAAAAAATTAAAGATAAAGTTCACTGCTTTTTATGTCCTCATAATTGTGTTATAGAAAATGGTCATTTTGGAAAATGCAATGTAAGAACTCACGAAGATGGAAAGCTTTTTACAATAAACTATGGAGAAATAACCTCAATATCACTGGATCCAATAGAAAAAAAACCTCTTTATTATTTTAAACCTGGTAGTAAGATTCTTTCGGTAGGAAGTTTTGGGTGCAATTTTGTTTGCGATTTTTGTCAAAATTATGATATATCTCAAAGGAAGGCCAGAAGCACATTTGCTCCAAAGGAAGAACTTATTAGAATAGCAATGACTACAGAAGATAACATAGGTCTTGCATTTACCTATAATGAGCCTAGCATATGGTATGAATATATGTATGATTGCGCAAAGCTCTTAAAGGAAACAGACGAAAAAAGATCCGTTGTATTTGTAACTAATGGTTTTTTAAGCGAAGAACCTTTGAAAAAACTTCTTCCATATGTAGATGCTATGAATATAGATTTGAAGAGCTTTAAGGAGTCTTACTATAAGAGTCTTTGTGGAGGAAGGTTAAATCCTGTGTTAGAAACCATAAAAATGGCTGCAAAGGTTTGTCATGTAGAGGTTACAACACTATTAGTGAGTGGGGAAAACGATAATTTAGATGAAATAGAGGAAATAGCTAAGTTTTTAGCTTCTGTAAACAGTGAAATACCTCTGCATCTTTCTAGATATTTCCCAAGGTATAAGCTTGAAAATCCACCAACAGATGTAGAGTTTATGCAGGAGGCTAAGAAAACAGCTGAAAAGTATCTTAAAAGGGTAATGCTTGGGAATGTATAG
- the amrA gene encoding AmmeMemoRadiSam system protein A has translation MSLNGFYLLPHPPIVVPEVGRGEEKKIENTTKSFEAIAKDIAGKAPNTIIIVTPHGTMFQDYIALAYEDEISGSFKDFRAPNVSMELKINKELTSKIYELAYGERIPSVMATNDILKKYNTSVFLDHGCMVPLYFINKYYKEYKIVHITYAALSDIELYRFGMNVTKAVEELNENAVFIASGDLSHRLREDGPYGYNPAGEKFDKELLNNLKDGNVEGVFSIDKDTVYNAGECGRRSVAVLLGTLEGKKFKGEILSYEGTFGVGYGVMKLEAFSNDTSKLKELERIRKDEYESKKQEKDPYVKLARESLTQYLTTGEAIEEIPDYVTEEMRDLKRGVFVSLKKFGDLRGCIGTIFPVTDNIAEEIIRNAIEAGLNDPRFYEVGKDELVDIDFSVDVLDEPESATREELDPKKYGVIVTHGRKKGLLLPNLEGVNTVEEQLEIALEKADIDSHEDYTIEKFMVTRHKES, from the coding sequence TTGAGTCTTAATGGATTTTATTTGCTTCCTCACCCTCCAATAGTTGTTCCAGAGGTTGGAAGAGGGGAAGAGAAAAAAATAGAGAATACAACTAAAAGCTTTGAAGCTATTGCAAAAGATATAGCAGGTAAAGCTCCTAATACTATTATAATAGTTACACCTCACGGTACTATGTTTCAAGACTATATTGCACTAGCCTATGAAGATGAAATATCGGGAAGCTTTAAGGATTTTCGTGCTCCTAATGTGTCAATGGAGCTTAAAATAAACAAAGAGCTTACAAGCAAAATATATGAACTCGCATACGGAGAAAGAATACCTTCAGTAATGGCTACAAATGATATTTTGAAAAAATACAATACGTCTGTTTTCTTAGATCATGGTTGTATGGTTCCTTTGTACTTTATAAATAAATATTATAAGGAATATAAAATAGTACATATTACTTATGCAGCTCTAAGTGATATTGAGTTATATAGATTTGGAATGAACGTTACAAAAGCAGTAGAAGAATTAAATGAAAATGCTGTTTTTATAGCAAGTGGTGATTTATCTCACAGATTAAGAGAGGATGGTCCCTATGGGTATAATCCAGCTGGAGAAAAATTTGATAAGGAGCTTTTAAATAATCTGAAGGATGGAAATGTAGAGGGAGTTTTTAGTATAGATAAGGATACAGTTTATAATGCAGGAGAGTGTGGAAGACGTTCTGTAGCGGTTCTTCTTGGAACACTTGAGGGAAAGAAGTTTAAAGGAGAAATTTTAAGTTATGAGGGTACCTTTGGAGTTGGATACGGAGTTATGAAGCTTGAAGCTTTTTCTAATGATACTTCAAAATTAAAGGAATTAGAGAGAATAAGAAAAGATGAATATGAAAGTAAAAAACAAGAAAAAGATCCATACGTAAAACTTGCAAGAGAAAGTCTTACTCAATACTTAACTACTGGGGAGGCCATTGAAGAAATTCCAGACTATGTAACGGAAGAAATGCGAGATCTAAAAAGAGGGGTATTTGTGTCCTTAAAAAAATTTGGAGACTTAAGGGGATGTATTGGAACTATATTCCCAGTGACTGATAATATTGCAGAGGAAATTATAAGAAATGCTATTGAGGCGGGGTTAAATGATCCTAGATTTTATGAGGTAGGAAAAGATGAGCTTGTGGACATAGACTTTTCAGTGGATGTTTTAGATGAGCCAGAGAGTGCGACAAGAGAAGAGCTTGATCCTAAAAAATATGGAGTAATTGTAACACATGGACGAAAAAAAGGACTTTTACTTCCTAACCTAGAGGGAGTTAATACAGTTGAGGAGCAGCTTGAAATTGCACTTGAAAAAGCGGATATAGATTCTCATGAGGACTATACAATAGAAAAATTCATGGTAACAAGGCATAAGGAAAGTTAA
- a CDS encoding TerC family protein, producing MNFLHGLVNNYAQFFSLKVLIATLSDPSNLMMIFSLIILEGLLSSDNAVVLAIMVKHLPKKQQKRALFYGIWGAYIFRFIAIGVGTYLIKIWWVKLIAALYLLKMTYSHFAGKAEDDDVDESKVSKKGFWATVATVELMDIAFSIDSVSAAFGVSSKVWVLFLGAVFGILAMRGVAQIFVALIEKVPEMESSAYVLIGIIGIKMLLNLINIEIPNTIFFGVIVVVFGGTIAFHYIRQAGVKSQKQN from the coding sequence ATGAATTTTTTACATGGACTGGTAAATAACTATGCTCAGTTTTTTTCACTTAAAGTACTAATTGCTACTTTATCAGACCCATCAAATTTGATGATGATATTTAGCTTGATTATACTAGAGGGCTTATTATCCTCAGATAATGCGGTGGTATTAGCAATAATGGTTAAGCATTTACCAAAAAAACAGCAGAAGAGAGCACTCTTTTATGGAATATGGGGAGCTTATATATTTAGGTTTATTGCTATTGGAGTAGGTACATATTTAATAAAAATATGGTGGGTAAAGTTAATTGCGGCTCTATACCTATTAAAGATGACTTATAGCCATTTTGCAGGAAAAGCAGAAGATGATGATGTAGATGAATCGAAGGTTTCAAAAAAAGGATTCTGGGCTACTGTAGCAACAGTAGAATTAATGGATATAGCCTTTAGTATAGATAGTGTGTCTGCAGCTTTTGGAGTATCAAGTAAGGTTTGGGTTTTGTTCTTAGGAGCGGTTTTTGGAATATTGGCAATGAGAGGTGTAGCACAAATATTTGTGGCTCTTATAGAAAAGGTGCCTGAAATGGAAAGTTCAGCATATGTGTTAATTGGAATTATAGGTATAAAAATGTTATTGAATTTAATAAATATTGAAATACCTAATACTATTTTCTTTGGAGTAATAGTTGTTGTTTTTGGTGGAACTATAGCATTTCACTATATACGACAAGCAGGTGTTAAATCTCAAAAACAGAATTAA
- a CDS encoding nitroreductase family protein: MLKEIEERRSIRKYIDKPVEEEKIMEIIESGRLAPSGSNTQPWHFIIVREEENRKKIIEASHKQKWMLTAPVIIVCVSDIRSRLDENLEISLNEDSPEIELKQIIRDTAMATENMVLQAKNLGLDTCYVAWFTQEEIRPVLNIPEDKYVLSVLTLGYSDEKPNMRPRKSLKDIIHMEKW; encoded by the coding sequence ATGCTTAAAGAGATAGAAGAAAGAAGAAGTATAAGAAAATACATAGATAAGCCAGTAGAAGAAGAAAAGATAATGGAGATTATTGAAAGTGGAAGATTAGCTCCTTCTGGAAGCAACACTCAACCTTGGCATTTTATAATAGTTAGAGAAGAGGAAAACAGAAAAAAAATTATAGAAGCATCACATAAACAAAAGTGGATGCTTACAGCACCAGTTATTATAGTATGCGTTTCTGATATTCGCTCAAGACTTGATGAAAATTTAGAGATATCCTTAAATGAAGATAGTCCAGAAATTGAACTAAAGCAAATCATAAGAGATACAGCAATGGCGACTGAAAATATGGTGCTTCAAGCTAAAAACCTTGGACTTGATACCTGTTATGTTGCTTGGTTTACACAAGAAGAAATAAGGCCTGTACTCAATATACCTGAGGATAAATATGTGTTATCCGTATTAACCTTAGGATATTCTGATGAAAAACCTAATATGCGTCCTAGAAAAAGCTTGAAGGATATAATTCATATGGAAAAATGGTGA
- a CDS encoding TerD family protein gives MAINLQKGQRINLTKGGQTLSKLTVGLGWDPISKSRKSGFLSSIFGVKQSEIDCDASVLMLNEDYKLENNNVVYFGNLRSRCESVIHTGDNLTGEGNGDDEVIYVTLDKVPSNIHKLVFAVNIYDCINRRQDFGMIKNAYIRVVNSSNNEELVRYNLTDDYSGKTTVIVGEIYRNGSEWKFAAIGEGTNDTNLNLISRRYR, from the coding sequence ATGGCTATTAATTTACAAAAGGGTCAAAGAATAAATTTGACTAAAGGTGGACAAACATTATCAAAACTTACTGTAGGTTTAGGGTGGGATCCCATATCAAAATCTAGAAAATCAGGTTTTCTCTCTAGTATTTTTGGAGTTAAACAGAGTGAAATAGACTGTGATGCATCTGTACTAATGCTAAATGAAGATTATAAATTAGAAAATAACAATGTGGTATACTTTGGAAACCTAAGAAGTAGATGTGAAAGCGTTATTCATACAGGAGATAACCTTACAGGTGAAGGCAATGGTGATGATGAGGTAATATATGTAACTTTAGATAAAGTACCTAGTAACATACATAAATTAGTTTTTGCTGTTAACATATATGACTGTATAAATAGAAGACAAGATTTTGGAATGATTAAAAATGCGTATATTCGTGTTGTGAATAGCTCAAATAATGAAGAGCTCGTAAGATATAACTTAACTGATGACTATTCAGGTAAGACAACAGTAATTGTAGGCGAAATATACAGAAATGGAAGTGAGTGGAAGTTCGCAGCCATAGGAGAAGGAACAAATGATACTAATTTGAATCTTATTTCTAGAAGATATAGATAA
- a CDS encoding MBL fold metallo-hydrolase, with product MKLKKLNKSTYIFTYDNIKEYSTNVFLIKKKNRVYVIDTFCGTKSMEPITNEIGDKEICVINTHFHWDHIFGNSAFKDAIIISHKKCRKILEESWDSQLKENERYVLGSAEKCIPNLTFKSEIMFEEDGIEIFYSPGHTEDSISIFDHESRILYVGDNLEKPIVYVENSDIDAYMSTLKKYIEYDADKIFAGHTLNLTTEDILDTINYLEALKRGDKLEFDTEHERKVHSDNVNMVFTKGEITNGKLKD from the coding sequence ATGAAGCTAAAAAAACTAAATAAAAGTACATATATTTTTACTTATGATAATATTAAAGAATACTCTACAAATGTATTTTTGATTAAGAAGAAAAATAGAGTATATGTTATAGATACCTTTTGTGGAACTAAAAGCATGGAGCCTATTACGAATGAAATTGGAGACAAGGAGATCTGTGTTATAAATACACATTTTCATTGGGATCATATTTTTGGAAACTCTGCTTTCAAGGATGCCATAATAATCAGTCATAAGAAATGCAGAAAAATACTAGAAGAGTCTTGGGACAGTCAGCTAAAGGAGAACGAAAGATATGTTCTAGGAAGCGCAGAAAAATGCATTCCCAATTTGACATTTAAAAGTGAGATTATGTTTGAGGAGGATGGAATTGAAATATTCTATAGCCCAGGGCACACCGAGGACAGTATTTCTATCTTTGATCATGAAAGCAGAATATTATATGTTGGTGACAACCTTGAAAAGCCTATAGTATATGTTGAAAATAGTGATATTGATGCGTATATGAGTACACTTAAAAAATATATCGAATATGATGCTGATAAAATTTTTGCTGGACACACTTTAAATTTGACTACAGAGGATATTTTGGATACAATTAATTATCTAGAAGCCTTAAAAAGAGGAGATAAATTAGAGTTTGATACTGAGCATGAAAGAAAAGTACACAGTGATAATGTAAATATGGTGTTTACGAAAGGAGAAATTACTAATGGTAAACTTAAAGATTAA
- a CDS encoding S66 family peptidase, with product MREFKLKKGDKVGIISCSDGIKKENKKRVESVVDILKSMEIEAELSKCIFREKAEFSGSGSQRAKELMRLFLDKDIKAIFDISGGNSANQVLSDLDFNIIKNNYKPYFGMSDLTVILNSIYKKTGLKSYHYAIYNFGRENSRLQIDRFKKSFIQGKEDIFDFTYKWLRKDVIEGEVVGGNIRCFLKLAGTEYFPNLEGKVLLLEALSGNVSNISSLVEQLSMLNDFNKLSGIILGTFTQIQEEGNINILEEIILEKTKVFNIPVIKTEEIGHGSDSKCIVIGEKIKII from the coding sequence GTGAGAGAATTTAAGCTGAAAAAAGGAGATAAAGTTGGCATAATAAGCTGTTCTGATGGAATAAAAAAAGAAAATAAAAAGAGAGTGGAAAGTGTAGTTGATATATTAAAATCAATGGAAATTGAAGCTGAGCTTTCAAAATGCATATTTAGAGAGAAGGCTGAATTTTCAGGAAGCGGTAGTCAAAGGGCAAAGGAGCTTATGAGACTTTTCCTTGACAAGGATATAAAGGCTATTTTTGATATTTCAGGAGGTAATTCAGCAAATCAAGTATTAAGTGATTTAGATTTTAATATCATAAAAAACAATTACAAGCCATATTTCGGAATGAGTGATTTGACAGTTATTTTAAATAGTATATATAAAAAAACAGGACTTAAAAGCTATCATTATGCTATATACAATTTTGGTAGAGAAAACTCAAGACTCCAAATAGACAGGTTTAAAAAATCTTTCATTCAAGGAAAAGAAGATATCTTTGATTTTACTTACAAGTGGCTTAGAAAAGATGTAATTGAAGGAGAGGTAGTAGGTGGAAATATAAGGTGCTTTTTAAAGCTCGCAGGAACAGAATATTTTCCAAACCTTGAGGGTAAAGTTCTTCTTCTTGAAGCCTTAAGCGGAAATGTAAGTAATATATCCTCTTTAGTTGAACAACTTTCTATGCTTAATGATTTTAATAAGCTTTCTGGAATAATTTTAGGTACATTTACTCAAATTCAGGAGGAAGGCAATATTAATATCCTAGAAGAAATAATACTCGAAAAAACAAAAGTATTTAATATTCCAGTAATAAAGACAGAAGAAATAGGTCATGGAAGTGACAGTAAGTGTATTGTTATAGGAGAGAAAATTAAAATTATATAA
- a CDS encoding TerD family protein produces the protein MAIILEKGIKVNLAKKESIGKINVNLNWNQGNKESDKDKNKGFFAKIFGKDKEQVVDEKVIDLDLGCLYELKDGKKGIVQALGNKFGSYNENPYIFLDGDDRDGNSLDGENLVINGSHLKDIKRILVYTFIYEGAVKWSEVDGVVTIKRPNEEHIVINMDEYKSGMRMCALAMIQNVNDQNFSVEKLVKYFPGHEAMDRKYHWGLKWKSAKK, from the coding sequence GTGGCAATAATATTAGAAAAAGGCATAAAAGTTAATTTAGCTAAAAAAGAATCTATAGGGAAAATCAATGTAAATTTAAACTGGAATCAAGGCAATAAAGAAAGTGATAAGGATAAAAATAAAGGATTTTTCGCCAAAATTTTTGGTAAAGATAAAGAACAGGTTGTAGATGAAAAAGTAATAGACTTGGATTTAGGATGTTTGTATGAATTAAAGGATGGAAAAAAAGGAATAGTACAAGCACTTGGAAATAAGTTTGGAAGCTACAACGAAAATCCATATATATTTTTAGATGGCGATGACAGAGATGGTAATTCACTAGATGGAGAAAATTTAGTTATTAATGGAAGTCATCTAAAAGATATAAAAAGAATACTCGTATATACATTTATATACGAAGGAGCAGTAAAATGGAGTGAAGTTGATGGTGTAGTTACCATTAAAAGACCAAATGAAGAGCATATTGTTATAAATATGGATGAATATAAAAGTGGCATGAGAATGTGTGCTTTAGCCATGATTCAAAATGTGAATGATCAAAATTTTTCTGTAGAAAAGCTTGTTAAGTATTTTCCAGGACATGAGGCAATGGATAGAAAATATCATTGGGGCTTGAAATGGAAAAGTGCAAAGAAGTAA
- a CDS encoding SDR family oxidoreductase has protein sequence MYSECPYFRETNNCPVPPTNFPPQHQNRQPGIESVMRPRPIYNNPCYYASGKLRNKVALITGGDSGIGRAAAVAFAKEKADVAIVYLYERNDAMETKRVIESLGQRCLTIEGDVRRDGFCREAVERTIRTFGNLNILVNNAAVQFPQDSILNITNEQLENTFRTNIFSMFYITKAALPYLKYGSSIINTASITAYEGEKTLIDYSSTKGAIVSFTRSLSKSLVDKGIRVNAVAPGPIWTPLIPASFSAARVATFGKDTPMKRAGQPYELAPAYVYLASDDSSYVTGEVIHINGGRMVTT, from the coding sequence ATGTATTCAGAATGTCCATATTTTAGAGAAACAAACAACTGTCCTGTGCCACCTACAAATTTTCCGCCTCAGCATCAAAATCGTCAGCCGGGAATAGAGAGCGTAATGCGTCCTAGACCTATATATAATAATCCATGCTATTATGCCTCAGGAAAACTGAGAAACAAGGTTGCATTAATCACTGGAGGAGATAGTGGTATAGGAAGAGCAGCAGCGGTTGCCTTTGCTAAAGAAAAAGCAGATGTAGCTATAGTATATTTGTATGAGCGTAATGATGCCATGGAAACAAAAAGGGTTATAGAATCCTTAGGGCAGAGATGTCTTACCATTGAAGGAGATGTGAGAAGAGATGGATTTTGCAGGGAAGCTGTTGAGAGGACTATAAGAACCTTTGGAAATCTTAATATTTTAGTTAACAATGCAGCAGTTCAGTTTCCTCAAGATAGTATATTAAATATAACAAATGAACAGCTAGAGAACACTTTTAGAACTAATATATTTTCTATGTTTTATATAACTAAGGCAGCTCTTCCTTATCTTAAATATGGCAGCTCAATTATTAATACTGCATCAATTACAGCATATGAAGGTGAAAAAACATTAATAGACTATTCATCTACAAAAGGTGCAATAGTATCCTTTACTAGGTCGCTTTCAAAATCTTTAGTAGATAAGGGAATTAGAGTAAATGCCGTAGCACCAGGACCTATCTGGACACCACTTATACCAGCTAGTTTTTCAGCTGCAAGAGTTGCAACCTTTGGAAAAGATACTCCTATGAAGAGAGCTGGTCAACCGTATGAACTTGCTCCTGCATATGTGTATTTGGCATCTGATGATTCCAGCTATGTTACTGGTGAGGTAATTCACATAAATGGTGGAAGAATGGTAACCACTTAA
- the dut gene encoding dUTP diphosphatase, whose product MVNLKIKKIDDAAILPECAHEGDAGLDLFSVEEKVIKAGESALIGTGIQMELPPETEAQVRPRSGLALKHSITVLNSPGTIDEGYRGEVKIILINHGKEDFKVEKSMKIAQMVIKPVLKVKVEEVKELSSSDRGTGGFGSTGLKK is encoded by the coding sequence ATGGTAAACTTAAAGATTAAAAAGATAGATGATGCAGCAATATTACCAGAATGCGCACACGAAGGTGATGCAGGATTGGATTTATTCTCAGTTGAGGAAAAAGTGATTAAGGCAGGAGAAAGTGCTTTAATAGGTACAGGTATTCAAATGGAACTTCCACCTGAAACTGAAGCGCAAGTAAGGCCTAGAAGTGGACTAGCATTGAAACACTCAATAACAGTTTTAAATTCCCCAGGTACTATTGATGAGGGGTATAGGGGAGAAGTAAAGATAATACTTATAAATCATGGAAAAGAAGACTTTAAGGTTGAAAAATCTATGAAAATAGCACAGATGGTTATTAAACCTGTTTTAAAAGTTAAGGTTGAAGAGGTAAAAGAACTGTCATCAAGTGATAGAGGCACTGGAGGTTTTGGTTCCACTGGACTAAAAAAATAG
- a CDS encoding hemolysin family protein: MDNLLNIVIILLLVFMNAFFVAAEFSMVKIRKSRIETLVLDGDKNAKYALGVINNLNSYLSACQLGITLASLGLGWVGEPAVSKMLSPLFNLLKIPKQIIGSISVVVGFIIITGFHIVLGELAPKSVAILNTESIAKATAIPLTLFYKFTYPIIVAFNKSTDLVLKLFGIKQVDEHEEAHTDEEIRMLVEESYKHGLIDKTELTFVDNVFDFSEKTVKEIMVPRTDMKCIFVEDSFDDIVGVTIDEHFTRYPVCEESKDNIIGLIHIKDLYKLKINKEDEKIESIIREIKFVPESMSISELFRMFQKERMQMAIVIDEYGGTFGLVTIEDILEEIVGEIQDEFDEEMEEIIKTENGSYVVDGKVLIEDINELLDIEIYEENIDTIGGWIYSKLKKYPKTNEKINYGNYQFIILKCDRRRIEKILIKNL; encoded by the coding sequence ATGGACAATTTGTTAAACATCGTTATTATACTCTTACTTGTATTTATGAATGCATTTTTTGTTGCAGCAGAATTTTCAATGGTTAAGATAAGAAAATCTAGAATAGAAACGCTGGTACTTGACGGAGATAAAAATGCTAAATACGCCCTAGGAGTAATTAATAATCTAAATTCTTATTTGTCTGCATGTCAATTAGGAATAACTTTGGCATCTTTAGGCTTAGGTTGGGTTGGAGAGCCAGCAGTGTCAAAGATGTTATCCCCATTATTCAATCTCCTTAAAATACCTAAACAAATTATTGGTTCTATTTCGGTTGTGGTGGGTTTTATAATAATAACTGGATTTCATATTGTCCTTGGAGAGTTAGCCCCTAAATCTGTAGCTATTTTAAATACAGAAAGTATAGCAAAAGCTACAGCTATTCCATTAACACTATTTTATAAATTTACTTATCCAATAATAGTAGCCTTTAATAAAAGTACGGATCTTGTTTTAAAGCTATTTGGCATAAAGCAGGTAGATGAGCATGAAGAGGCTCATACGGATGAAGAGATAAGAATGCTGGTTGAGGAGAGCTATAAGCATGGTTTAATTGATAAAACAGAGTTAACCTTTGTGGATAATGTATTTGACTTTTCTGAAAAAACTGTAAAGGAAATTATGGTTCCAAGAACAGATATGAAATGCATTTTTGTAGAGGATTCCTTTGATGATATAGTAGGAGTAACTATAGATGAACATTTCACAAGGTATCCTGTATGTGAAGAAAGCAAGGATAATATCATTGGACTCATACATATAAAGGATTTATATAAGCTAAAAATTAATAAAGAAGATGAAAAGATAGAAAGTATTATAAGGGAAATCAAATTTGTTCCGGAATCAATGTCCATTAGTGAACTATTTAGAATGTTTCAAAAAGAAAGAATGCAGATGGCAATAGTTATTGATGAATATGGTGGAACCTTTGGGCTTGTTACAATTGAGGATATTTTAGAAGAAATAGTTGGAGAAATCCAAGATGAATTTGATGAGGAAATGGAAGAAATTATAAAAACAGAAAATGGAAGCTATGTAGTAGATGGCAAGGTTTTAATAGAAGATATCAACGAGCTTTTAGATATAGAGATATATGAGGAAAATATTGATACTATAGGAGGATGGATTTATTCTAAGTTGAAGAAGTATCCTAAAACCAATGAAAAAATAAATTATGGGAATTATCAATTTATAATATTAAAATGTGATAGAAGAAGAATAGAAAAAATTCTTATTAAAAATTTATGA
- a CDS encoding GNAT family N-acetyltransferase translates to MDKEIIVREVLKEDDLGMIEYLKKIAEESNFLTFGKGEVKKSVLEEREFIENAIKNKTSLFIVAESEGKIIGNLNFSTGENSRVRHTGEFGVSVLKEYWGLGVGRKLIMNLIAWSKKNHIVRKINLRVRTDNYRAIKLYESLGFVNEGTIKRDFLIDGEFYDSFSMGLCID, encoded by the coding sequence ATGGACAAAGAGATAATAGTACGTGAAGTATTAAAAGAAGATGACTTAGGTATGATAGAGTATCTCAAAAAAATTGCTGAAGAATCGAATTTTTTGACTTTTGGCAAGGGAGAAGTAAAGAAAAGTGTTTTAGAGGAGAGGGAATTCATAGAAAATGCTATAAAGAATAAAACTTCCCTTTTTATAGTAGCTGAAAGTGAAGGAAAAATAATTGGTAATCTCAATTTTTCTACAGGTGAGAATTCTAGAGTTAGACATACAGGTGAGTTTGGAGTAAGCGTGCTAAAGGAATATTGGGGACTTGGAGTTGGAAGAAAATTGATAATGAATCTAATAGCTTGGAGTAAAAAAAATCATATAGTTCGAAAAATAAATTTAAGAGTTAGAACTGACAATTATAGGGCAATAAAACTATATGAAAGCTTAGGTTTTGTTAATGAAGGAACAATAAAAAGAGACTTTTTAATTGATGGTGAGTTTTACGATTCATTTTCCATGGGGCTTTGCATTGACTAA
- a CDS encoding TerD family protein, whose product MAIILTKGQKINLSKEGILKKILVGLGWDTNKYDGGYDFDLDASVFCCGEDGKAHKDTDFVFYNNLKHPSGAIEHLGDNLTGGGEGDDEQVVIDLEKVPEEIQKIAFSVTIYDPEVRKQNFGQVSNAFVRIVNSDNNEELVRYDLGEDFSIETAVVVAELYRNNGDWKFNAIGSGFQGGLAALCKNYGLNA is encoded by the coding sequence ATGGCTATAATATTAACAAAAGGTCAAAAAATAAATTTATCAAAAGAAGGAATTTTAAAAAAGATATTAGTAGGTTTAGGCTGGGATACAAATAAATATGATGGTGGATATGATTTTGATTTAGATGCCTCAGTATTTTGTTGTGGAGAAGACGGAAAAGCACATAAAGATACAGACTTTGTATTCTACAATAACTTAAAACATCCTTCAGGTGCAATAGAGCATTTAGGAGATAATTTAACTGGTGGAGGAGAAGGAGATGACGAGCAGGTAGTAATAGATCTTGAAAAAGTGCCTGAAGAAATACAGAAAATAGCTTTCTCAGTAACTATTTATGATCCGGAAGTAAGAAAACAAAACTTTGGACAAGTTTCCAATGCTTTTGTAAGAATAGTTAACTCAGATAATAATGAAGAATTAGTAAGATATGATTTAGGAGAAGATTTTTCAATAGAAACTGCAGTTGTAGTAGCAGAATTATATAGAAATAATGGAGACTGGAAGTTTAATGCTATAGGAAGCGGTTTCCAAGGTGGACTAGCAGCTTTATGTAAAAATTATGGACTTAATGCTTAG